In Pseudonocardia cypriaca, a single genomic region encodes these proteins:
- a CDS encoding 3-hydroxyacyl-CoA dehydrogenase NAD-binding domain-containing protein, translating into MPEDRSAAPVGLLGAGTIGGGWAATYLVRRRPVLVVDPAASALDRVTAYLDTVWPSVRRTVPDAPASVPADLLRLVPIEDLGEVGLVHENVPESLDAKQEAYRGVEAVVAPHVPILSSSGGLMPTQLQACMDHPERLVVAHPQSPVYALALVEVLVGKSTAPDVVSAVLAHLTALGKRPVLLHREMPGYLTNRLTFAMLREAVHLLAEGVVDARGIEDAVVHGITPRFLIGGPLTSLALAGGPDGMRGAMRSFASTIEEWWSDLGTPHLDDDVRARLVAAADEILGGRSISEVLAARDAAVVDALSLHRPTEQPGGAGA; encoded by the coding sequence ATGCCCGAGGACAGGAGCGCCGCACCGGTCGGCCTGCTCGGCGCCGGAACCATCGGTGGCGGATGGGCCGCCACCTACCTCGTGCGGCGGCGACCGGTACTGGTGGTCGACCCGGCGGCGTCCGCCCTCGACAGGGTGACGGCCTACCTGGACACGGTGTGGCCGTCGGTCCGCCGGACCGTGCCCGACGCGCCCGCCTCGGTCCCCGCGGATCTGCTGAGGCTCGTCCCGATCGAGGATCTCGGCGAGGTCGGCCTGGTGCACGAGAACGTGCCCGAGTCCCTCGACGCCAAGCAGGAGGCGTACCGCGGCGTCGAGGCCGTGGTCGCGCCGCACGTCCCGATACTGTCGAGCAGCGGCGGGCTGATGCCGACCCAGCTCCAGGCGTGCATGGACCACCCCGAGCGACTGGTCGTCGCCCACCCGCAGAGCCCCGTGTACGCGCTGGCCCTCGTCGAGGTCCTGGTAGGCAAGTCGACCGCGCCCGATGTCGTCTCCGCGGTGCTCGCGCACCTCACCGCGCTCGGCAAGCGCCCGGTGCTGCTGCACCGCGAGATGCCGGGCTACCTCACCAACCGGCTGACGTTCGCGATGCTCCGCGAAGCCGTGCACCTGCTCGCCGAAGGCGTCGTGGACGCCCGCGGGATCGAGGACGCGGTGGTGCACGGCATCACCCCGCGCTTCCTGATCGGTGGCCCGCTCACCTCGCTGGCGCTGGCGGGCGGCCCCGACGGGATGCGGGGCGCGATGCGCTCGTTCGCGTCGACGATCGAGGAGTGGTGGTCCGACCTCGGCACCCCGCATCTCGACGACGACGTCCGCGCCCGGCTCGTCGCGGCGGCCGACGAGATCCTCGGTGGCCGGTCGATCAGCGAGGTCCTCGCCGCCCGGGATGCGGCGGTGGTGGACGCGCTGTCGCTGCACCGTCCCACCGAGCAACCGGGTGGTGCAGGGGCATGA
- a CDS encoding aldehyde dehydrogenase family protein, which produces MTETRPSNGHHLDSATAAATDVLPVRNPRTGRVDHWIHPPRPAEIAGLGTALRSAQVAWNEAGIGHRVAVMRRWADVVEANAAAIGDAETVDTGRSRVSHEVPHMVVAAIRGWCDAAPAILDRARLHGVSSVTETVGYDTELDPYPLLGVISPWNHPFLLSTLDAVPALLAGCAVIVKPSEVTPRFVEPVAASIAEVPELAAVLRYVVGGPETGQAIVDQVDALCFTGSVPTGRALAQACARRFIPAFLELGGKDAAIVTASADLRRAAAAVLKGAAHNTGQVCFATERVYVDRSVHDEFVEELVAQARRLELNHPDVTRGHLGPFILGRQADIVDAHLADAVARGAVVRCGGPSETLDGGRYMRATVLTGVDHTMTIMREETFGPVVPVQAFDTVDEAVRLANDSDYGLSAAVIAGDEQEAMAIGRRIRAGAVSLMDTSLTITIMRDVEKTSYGMSGLGGSRMGPNGMLRFLRRKALITRSGPVPDMDALREDAAAPAST; this is translated from the coding sequence GTGACCGAGACCCGGCCTTCGAATGGCCATCACCTCGACAGCGCGACGGCGGCCGCCACCGACGTCCTGCCGGTGCGCAACCCCCGTACGGGGCGCGTGGACCACTGGATCCACCCGCCGCGACCGGCGGAGATCGCCGGCCTCGGCACCGCCCTCCGCAGCGCCCAGGTCGCGTGGAACGAGGCAGGGATCGGTCACCGGGTGGCGGTGATGCGCCGCTGGGCCGACGTGGTGGAGGCCAACGCCGCGGCGATCGGAGACGCGGAGACGGTCGACACGGGGCGCAGCCGGGTGTCCCACGAGGTGCCACACATGGTGGTCGCCGCCATCCGCGGCTGGTGCGACGCGGCCCCCGCGATCCTGGACCGGGCTCGCCTCCACGGCGTGTCGAGCGTGACCGAGACGGTCGGCTACGACACAGAGCTCGACCCGTACCCCCTGCTCGGCGTGATCAGCCCGTGGAACCATCCGTTCCTGCTCTCGACGCTCGACGCGGTGCCCGCCCTGCTCGCCGGCTGCGCGGTGATCGTCAAACCGAGCGAGGTGACGCCCCGCTTCGTCGAACCGGTTGCGGCGAGCATCGCCGAGGTGCCCGAGCTCGCCGCCGTGCTGCGGTACGTCGTCGGGGGCCCGGAGACCGGACAGGCCATCGTCGACCAGGTGGACGCGCTGTGCTTCACGGGCAGCGTGCCCACCGGCCGCGCGCTCGCCCAGGCGTGCGCCCGCCGGTTCATCCCGGCCTTCCTCGAGCTCGGCGGCAAGGACGCGGCCATCGTGACCGCCTCGGCCGACCTGCGGCGTGCCGCTGCCGCGGTCCTCAAGGGAGCCGCGCACAACACCGGCCAGGTGTGCTTCGCGACCGAACGGGTCTACGTCGACCGGAGCGTGCACGACGAGTTCGTCGAGGAGCTGGTCGCTCAGGCCCGGCGGCTCGAGCTGAACCACCCCGACGTCACCCGCGGGCACCTCGGCCCGTTCATCCTCGGCCGGCAGGCCGACATCGTGGACGCCCACCTGGCCGACGCCGTGGCCCGCGGTGCGGTCGTGCGCTGCGGCGGCCCCAGCGAGACCCTCGACGGTGGCCGCTACATGCGGGCCACGGTGCTGACCGGGGTCGACCACACCATGACGATCATGCGTGAGGAGACGTTCGGTCCCGTCGTCCCGGTGCAGGCATTCGACACCGTGGACGAGGCGGTCCGGCTCGCCAACGACAGCGACTACGGGCTCTCGGCCGCGGTCATCGCCGGCGACGAGCAGGAAGCCATGGCCATCGGGCGGCGCATCCGTGCCGGCGCCGTCAGCCTGATGGACACCTCCCTGACGATCACCATCATGCGTGACGTCGAGAAGACCTCCTACGGCATGTCCGGGCTGGGCGGCTCCCGCATGGGGCCGAACGGGATGCTGCGCTTCCTCCGCCGCAAGGCCCTCATCACCCGCTCCGGGCCGGTGCCCGACATGGACGCGCTGCGCGAGGACGCCGCCGCACCCGCATCGACCTGA
- a CDS encoding alpha/beta fold hydrolase produces the protein MTVPSPVTAEPSIWTALLGQDLTIRHVQVGEWSTRVLEAGSGPETVVLMHGVGGHLEAYARNVPAFAEHYRVIAYDYPGHGLTTATAKPLELPDYVAHLLGLLDVLGVERAHLNGESLGGWIAVKTAYAHPERVGRIVLNTPGGALSDPAVRERIRTLSQGAADDPSDERIRARVSWLMADPASVTQELVDVRRTIYAQPAFAESMRNIMCLQDGEVRARNMITDEELAGIHAPALVIWTSDDPSGPAAVGLRMAERLPNGRLELVEGAGHWPQWEQHRRFNQLVLAFLAEDAHVGV, from the coding sequence GTGACCGTCCCCAGCCCCGTGACAGCCGAGCCGAGCATCTGGACGGCCCTGCTGGGCCAGGACCTGACGATCCGCCACGTGCAGGTCGGCGAGTGGAGCACCCGTGTGCTGGAGGCGGGCTCCGGTCCGGAGACCGTCGTACTGATGCACGGTGTCGGCGGGCACCTGGAGGCGTACGCGCGCAACGTGCCCGCCTTCGCCGAGCACTATCGCGTCATCGCCTACGACTATCCGGGCCACGGCCTGACCACAGCGACGGCCAAGCCGCTCGAGCTGCCGGACTACGTGGCACACCTGCTCGGGCTGCTCGACGTGCTCGGCGTGGAACGCGCCCACCTCAACGGGGAGTCCCTCGGCGGGTGGATCGCCGTCAAGACCGCCTACGCGCACCCGGAGCGGGTCGGCCGGATCGTGCTCAACACCCCCGGGGGCGCGCTGTCCGATCCGGCGGTGCGCGAGCGCATCCGCACCCTGTCCCAGGGCGCCGCGGACGACCCGAGCGACGAGCGCATCCGCGCCCGGGTGAGCTGGCTGATGGCCGATCCGGCGAGCGTGACCCAGGAACTGGTCGACGTCCGGCGCACGATCTACGCGCAGCCGGCCTTCGCCGAGTCGATGCGCAACATCATGTGCCTGCAGGACGGCGAGGTGCGGGCCCGCAACATGATCACGGACGAGGAGCTGGCCGGAATCCACGCGCCCGCCCTCGTGATCTGGACCAGCGACGACCCGTCGGGACCCGCCGCCGTCGGGCTGCGTATGGCGGAGCGGCTCCCGAACGGGCGCCTCGAGCTGGTCGAGGGCGCGGGCCACTGGCCGCAGTGGGAGCAGCACCGCCGCTTCAACCAACTCGTGCTCGCGTTCCTGGCCGAGGACGCCCACGTCGGCGTCTGA
- a CDS encoding 3-carboxyethylcatechol 2,3-dioxygenase, with product MPLAAITASHTPLMHTVEPRGDTRAAVDAAFAQARAFAADFRPDLVVVVAPDHYNGMFYDLMPPFCVGTAADAVGDYGTGAGPLDVDRAAARHVVRELLATGIDLAMSERMIVDHGFAQPLELLFGAIDAVPTVPVFVNSLAVPFGPIRRTRLLGEALGRALVALDRRVLLLGSGGLSHDPPLPTLEGAPPEVAARLVAGRNPTPEERAAREARVRDAGLAVVAGEPGPRLNPDWDRAFLDLLAECRLAAADTWTNDWITAEAGNSAHEVRTWLACYAALGAAGPYTVRSSFYRPIPEWIAGFGITTAETRRSA from the coding sequence ATGCCGCTCGCCGCGATCACCGCGTCGCACACGCCGCTGATGCACACCGTCGAGCCGCGAGGTGACACCCGCGCCGCGGTCGACGCCGCGTTCGCCCAGGCGCGTGCCTTCGCGGCGGACTTCCGGCCGGACCTGGTCGTCGTCGTCGCGCCGGACCACTACAACGGCATGTTCTACGACCTGATGCCGCCGTTCTGCGTGGGCACCGCAGCCGACGCCGTCGGCGACTACGGGACGGGCGCCGGGCCGTTGGACGTCGACCGCGCCGCCGCCCGACACGTCGTACGCGAACTGCTCGCGACCGGGATCGACCTGGCGATGTCCGAGCGGATGATCGTCGACCACGGGTTCGCGCAGCCTCTGGAGCTGCTGTTCGGCGCGATCGACGCCGTCCCGACCGTGCCGGTCTTCGTCAACTCGCTGGCCGTGCCCTTCGGCCCGATCCGCCGTACGCGGCTGCTCGGCGAGGCACTGGGTCGCGCGCTCGTGGCGCTCGACCGTCGGGTGTTGCTGCTCGGCTCGGGCGGGCTCTCCCACGATCCGCCTCTGCCCACCCTGGAGGGGGCGCCGCCCGAGGTCGCCGCCCGGCTCGTCGCCGGCCGGAACCCGACGCCGGAGGAACGTGCCGCACGGGAGGCCCGGGTCCGCGACGCCGGCCTGGCCGTGGTGGCGGGGGAGCCCGGACCGCGACTGAACCCGGACTGGGACCGAGCCTTCCTCGACCTGCTGGCCGAGTGCAGGCTCGCGGCCGCCGACACGTGGACGAACGACTGGATCACCGCCGAGGCGGGCAACTCCGCGCACGAGGTCCGCACCTGGCTGGCCTGCTACGCGGCACTCGGTGCCGCGGGCCCCTACACCGTGCGCAGCAGCTTCTACCGCCCGATCCCGGAGTGGATCGCCGGCTTCGGCATCACCACAGCAGAGACCCGGAGGAGCGCGTGA
- a CDS encoding LysR family transcriptional regulator, with product MSTPSPAPDNRISLHKLEVLCRVVERGGVRLAAEDLFVSQPVVSAHLRSLEERLGVKLFRREGRGMELTEAGAEVHLWATEVLRGRTELDRSLRDISRGAAGRASIGSSMSVGNYVLPPILVDFRRRHPHAAISLNPSSVEIALERTLAGRYDFSVLATDAVLDTNSFEAELIARPPFCLVAAIDEERVGDAASVAELTGLPFVCPPAGMAIRRSQDSALAAIGVVDRRVEIELGSAESMKVAVQGGLGVALLWRESVRRELEAGLLREVRIAGHDLHDKLYLVQRRGKRLTAFQSTLTAVLRDGIRARLGEDR from the coding sequence ATGAGTACTCCGTCGCCGGCGCCGGACAACCGCATCTCCCTGCACAAGCTCGAGGTCCTCTGCCGCGTGGTGGAGCGCGGCGGCGTCCGGCTCGCCGCCGAGGACCTCTTCGTCTCCCAGCCCGTCGTCAGCGCGCACCTGCGCTCGCTGGAGGAACGTCTGGGGGTCAAGCTCTTCCGACGCGAGGGCCGGGGCATGGAGCTGACCGAGGCGGGGGCCGAGGTGCACCTGTGGGCCACGGAGGTGCTGCGCGGGCGCACCGAGCTCGACCGCAGCCTGCGGGACATCTCCCGCGGGGCCGCCGGCCGGGCGTCGATCGGGTCGAGCATGTCCGTCGGCAACTACGTGCTGCCCCCGATCCTGGTGGACTTCCGCCGCCGTCACCCGCACGCGGCGATCTCGCTGAACCCCTCCAGCGTCGAGATCGCCCTCGAACGCACGCTCGCGGGCCGCTACGACTTCTCGGTACTGGCCACGGACGCCGTCCTCGACACCAACTCCTTCGAGGCGGAACTGATCGCCCGGCCACCATTCTGCCTGGTCGCGGCGATCGACGAGGAACGGGTCGGAGACGCGGCGTCGGTCGCCGAGCTGACCGGGCTGCCCTTCGTCTGCCCTCCTGCGGGGATGGCGATCCGACGCAGCCAGGACTCGGCGCTGGCGGCGATCGGGGTCGTCGACCGGCGCGTGGAGATCGAGCTCGGGAGCGCCGAGTCCATGAAGGTGGCGGTGCAAGGGGGACTGGGGGTGGCCTTGCTCTGGCGGGAGTCGGTGCGCCGCGAGCTGGAGGCGGGCCTGCTGCGCGAGGTGCGGATCGCGGGCCACGACCTGCACGACAAGCTGTACCTCGTGCAGCGCCGCGGGAAGCGGCTCACGGCCTTCCAGTCCACGTTGACCGCGGTCCTCCGCGACGGCATCCGGGCGCGGCTCGGCGAGGACCGATAG